One Deltaproteobacteria bacterium DNA window includes the following coding sequences:
- the aceE gene encoding pyruvate dehydrogenase (acetyl-transferring), homodimeric type yields MRMDLSTTQHDTDPTETQEWMDSFDALVEQHGMERAHFILTGLLRRAQVSRMRLPALVQTPYVNTIPPEAEPAYPGDEAIELRIRRYIRWNAVAMVMRANERFPGIGGHLSTYASAATLYEVGFNHFFRGSEGGLGDQVYFQGHSSPGIYARAFLEGRLTEAQMEHFRREVVPGTGLSSYPHPRLMRDFWQFPTVSMGLGPLSAIYQARFNRYLTHRGLLDASAARVWAFLGDGECDEPEALGALHVAANEKLSNLIFVVNCNLQRLDGPVRGNGKIIQDLEATFNGAGWRVIKVVWGRQWDPLLAADHDGLLVRRMGEVVDGQFQKYSVMDGGYVRKHFFGADPKLLALVEHLTDDDLAKLRRGGHDFRKVYAAYHDACQAVERPTVILAKTVKGWTLGESTEARNVTHQSKKLPLKELAIFRDRLNLDIPDKQLLDPPFVRFKEKSPEYEYLVERRRALGGFLPQRRAVSKPLAVPPLDTFARYLEGSGDQEVSTTAAFTRLLAQLLVHPELGRRIVPITPDEARTFGLDALFRKHGIYSSKGQLYEPVDAHLLLSYREAKDGQVLEEGISEAGSMASFIAAGTSYSNLGEPLIPFYIFYSMFGFQRTGDQIWAAGDQLCRGFLLGATAGRTTLNGEGLQHADGHSQLLASVYPHVHAYDPAFAYEIAVIVQHGLERLCRHEENRIYYLTLQNEGYLMPPMPEGATQGILDGMYLYRPSPEPAPLRAQLLGSGSILREALRAQKLLLERYQVAADVWSVTSYGELRREALAVERWNLTNPTAPARVPLVTRALGERTGPTIAASDYVRSVPDQVARWVPGGLTSLGTDGFGRSDTRAALRRFFEIDAEWITLVTLKRLAEAGQLDRAIVARAFGELNVDPTGADPFLA; encoded by the coding sequence ATGCGAATGGACCTCAGCACCACCCAGCACGACACCGATCCCACCGAGACGCAGGAGTGGATGGACTCCTTCGACGCGCTCGTCGAGCAGCACGGCATGGAGCGCGCCCACTTCATCCTCACGGGCCTCCTGCGGCGCGCGCAGGTGAGCCGCATGCGTCTGCCGGCCCTCGTGCAGACCCCGTACGTGAACACCATCCCCCCCGAGGCCGAGCCCGCCTACCCCGGCGACGAGGCGATCGAGCTGCGCATCCGGCGCTACATCCGGTGGAACGCCGTGGCGATGGTCATGCGCGCCAACGAGCGGTTCCCCGGAATCGGCGGGCACCTCTCCACCTACGCCTCGGCCGCCACCCTGTACGAGGTGGGCTTCAACCACTTCTTTCGCGGAAGCGAGGGCGGACTCGGCGACCAGGTCTACTTCCAGGGGCACTCCTCCCCCGGCATCTACGCCCGAGCGTTTCTCGAGGGGCGACTGACCGAAGCGCAGATGGAGCACTTCCGACGCGAGGTGGTCCCCGGCACAGGGCTGTCGAGCTACCCGCACCCGCGCCTGATGCGCGACTTCTGGCAGTTCCCGACGGTGTCCATGGGGCTCGGCCCCCTCTCGGCCATCTACCAGGCGCGCTTCAACCGCTACCTCACCCACCGCGGCCTGCTCGACGCCTCGGCGGCACGCGTCTGGGCTTTCCTCGGGGACGGCGAGTGCGACGAGCCCGAAGCCCTCGGGGCTCTGCACGTGGCGGCCAACGAGAAGCTCTCGAACCTCATCTTCGTGGTCAACTGCAACCTCCAGCGCCTCGACGGGCCCGTGCGCGGCAACGGGAAGATCATCCAGGACCTCGAGGCCACCTTCAACGGCGCCGGCTGGCGCGTGATCAAGGTGGTCTGGGGACGCCAATGGGATCCGCTCCTCGCGGCGGACCACGACGGCCTGCTCGTACGCCGCATGGGCGAGGTGGTGGACGGCCAGTTCCAGAAGTACTCGGTCATGGACGGCGGCTACGTCCGCAAGCACTTCTTCGGCGCGGACCCGAAGCTCCTCGCCCTCGTGGAGCACCTCACCGACGATGACCTCGCCAAGCTCCGGCGCGGCGGTCACGACTTCCGCAAGGTCTACGCCGCGTATCACGACGCCTGCCAGGCGGTCGAACGTCCGACGGTGATTCTGGCCAAGACCGTGAAGGGCTGGACGCTCGGAGAGAGCACGGAGGCGCGCAACGTCACCCATCAGTCGAAGAAGCTTCCGCTCAAGGAGCTCGCGATCTTTCGCGACCGCCTGAACCTGGACATCCCCGACAAGCAGCTCCTCGACCCGCCGTTCGTGCGCTTCAAGGAGAAGAGCCCCGAGTACGAATACCTGGTCGAGCGGCGACGCGCCCTCGGGGGCTTCCTCCCGCAGCGTCGCGCCGTCTCCAAGCCGCTCGCCGTCCCGCCTCTCGACACCTTCGCGCGCTACCTCGAGGGGAGCGGCGACCAGGAGGTCTCCACCACGGCGGCCTTCACGCGCCTGCTCGCGCAGCTCCTCGTGCACCCCGAGCTCGGCCGGCGCATCGTGCCGATCACGCCCGACGAGGCCCGGACCTTCGGCCTCGACGCGCTCTTCCGCAAACACGGCATCTACTCGTCGAAGGGCCAGCTCTACGAGCCGGTGGACGCGCACCTTCTGCTCAGCTACCGCGAGGCGAAGGACGGCCAGGTGCTCGAAGAGGGGATCAGCGAGGCGGGGTCGATGGCGAGCTTCATCGCCGCGGGGACCTCGTATTCCAACCTCGGCGAGCCGCTCATTCCGTTTTACATCTTTTACAGCATGTTCGGCTTTCAGCGGACGGGCGACCAGATCTGGGCCGCCGGCGACCAGCTCTGTCGCGGCTTTCTGCTCGGCGCCACCGCCGGTCGCACGACCCTGAACGGCGAGGGGCTGCAGCACGCGGACGGCCACAGCCAGCTGCTCGCCTCGGTCTACCCGCACGTGCACGCCTACGACCCGGCCTTCGCCTACGAGATCGCGGTCATCGTCCAGCACGGCCTCGAGCGCCTCTGCCGCCACGAGGAGAACCGGATCTACTACCTGACCCTGCAGAACGAGGGCTACCTCATGCCGCCGATGCCCGAGGGGGCGACGCAGGGGATCCTGGACGGCATGTACCTCTACCGGCCCTCGCCCGAGCCCGCTCCTTTGCGCGCCCAGCTCCTTGGCAGCGGGAGCATCCTGCGCGAGGCGCTCCGGGCGCAGAAGCTCCTGCTCGAACGCTATCAGGTCGCGGCGGACGTCTGGAGCGTGACGAGCTACGGCGAGCTACGGCGCGAGGCGCTGGCGGTCGAGCGGTGGAACCTGACCAACCCGACCGCCCCCGCGCGCGTGCCGCTCGTGACGCGCGCGCTCGGCGAGCGGACAGGGCCCACGATCGCGGCCAGCGACTACGTGCGGAGTGTCCCGGACCAGGTGGCGCGCTGGGTCCCCGGCGGGCTCACCTCCCTCGGGACGGACGGGTTCGGTCGCTCCGACACGCGGGCCGCGCTGCGGCGCTTCTTCGAGATTGACGCGGAGTGGATCACCCTCGTGACCCTGAAGCGCCTCGCGGAGGCGGGGCAGCTCGACCGCGCTATCGTAGCGCGAGCCTTCGGTGAGCTGAACGTCGATCCGACTGGCGCCGACCCGTTCCTCGCCTGA
- a CDS encoding membrane integrity-associated transporter subunit PqiC, which yields MTPLRPASVVTLGLLCLGGCFGSPAKEEFFYFLSGPTGLIDKGTGPRLAVADFVVAPGYDTAKLAYRTNANELRYYQSRQWISEPGRMITDLVIRHLRATRRFAEVGPAEKVRDPQALLDGTVEALEEVDHETSWYGRLAMTLRLRGEEKEQVLLRHAFDQQRRCVRRHPVEVARTASEILEEELRRLAPRLAHAVH from the coding sequence GTGACCCCCCTTCGGCCTGCGTCCGTCGTCACCCTCGGCCTGCTCTGTCTCGGCGGCTGCTTCGGCTCTCCCGCCAAGGAGGAGTTCTTCTACTTCCTCTCGGGACCCACCGGCCTGATCGACAAGGGGACGGGCCCCCGCCTCGCGGTGGCCGACTTCGTGGTGGCTCCCGGCTACGATACGGCGAAGCTCGCCTACCGCACGAACGCGAACGAGCTGCGCTACTACCAGTCGCGCCAGTGGATCTCCGAGCCGGGGCGCATGATCACCGACCTCGTGATCCGCCACCTGCGGGCCACGCGGCGCTTCGCCGAGGTCGGCCCGGCCGAGAAGGTCCGCGACCCGCAGGCGCTCCTCGACGGCACGGTCGAAGCCCTCGAAGAGGTGGACCACGAGACGAGCTGGTACGGCCGCCTGGCCATGACTCTGCGTCTGCGCGGCGAGGAGAAGGAACAGGTCCTGCTTCGCCACGCCTTCGACCAGCAGCGCCGTTGCGTTCGACGACATCCCGTCGAAGTGGCCCGCACCGCGAGCGAAATCCTGGAAGAGGAGCTTCGACGCCTCGCTCCACGCCTGGCCCACGCAGTGCATTAG
- a CDS encoding MCE family protein has translation MTTRAQKVRLGIFMILALFLLLGTVGTLAGLKLWNRKDRYFVHFQESVSGLDNGSTVKMKGVPVGQVEKISIGADADSVIVTLSLAPNTPITAGTRATITSIGITGLKFVELTGGSTGEQPIQPNTPRSYIRSEVSTLQSLTGKATDLATKMEETLLNLTRLTDAPTRQKVGQALVSADRLASAWAKLAEENDERVKRVLVHVERTMAAVSKITTQNVDSVRSAIQATDTAARALSRAAQNFKPDVTLDEFTKAAKAVRKRVEDPAITKTLASLSDAATRISAVTADLGKIVRRRDRQIGTIIENLDRASANLKSFTRAIADRPSLLLRGETVKERTIP, from the coding sequence ATGACCACCCGCGCCCAGAAGGTCCGCCTCGGCATCTTCATGATCCTGGCCCTCTTCCTGCTGCTAGGCACGGTGGGGACCCTGGCCGGCCTCAAGCTCTGGAACCGCAAGGACCGCTACTTCGTCCACTTCCAGGAGTCCGTCAGCGGCCTCGACAACGGCTCCACGGTCAAGATGAAGGGCGTGCCCGTCGGCCAGGTGGAGAAGATCAGCATCGGCGCCGACGCCGACTCGGTGATCGTGACGCTGTCTCTGGCCCCGAACACCCCCATCACCGCCGGAACGCGCGCCACGATCACCTCCATCGGCATCACGGGCCTCAAGTTCGTCGAGCTCACAGGCGGCTCCACGGGCGAGCAGCCCATCCAGCCCAACACGCCGCGCTCGTACATCCGCTCCGAGGTCTCCACGCTCCAGAGCCTGACCGGCAAGGCCACCGACCTCGCGACCAAGATGGAGGAGACGCTCCTCAACCTCACCCGCCTCACCGACGCCCCTACGCGCCAGAAGGTGGGCCAGGCGCTGGTGAGCGCCGACCGCCTGGCCAGCGCGTGGGCCAAGCTCGCCGAGGAGAACGACGAGCGGGTGAAGCGCGTCCTGGTCCACGTCGAGCGCACGATGGCCGCGGTCTCCAAGATCACCACGCAAAACGTGGACTCGGTGCGCTCCGCGATCCAGGCCACCGACACCGCCGCGCGCGCGCTCAGCCGCGCCGCGCAGAACTTCAAGCCCGACGTCACGCTCGACGAGTTCACCAAGGCCGCGAAGGCGGTGCGCAAGCGGGTCGAGGACCCGGCGATCACGAAGACGCTCGCGTCCCTCAGCGACGCGGCGACCCGCATCTCGGCCGTCACGGCGGACCTCGGCAAGATCGTGCGTCGCCGCGACCGCCAGATCGGCACGATCATCGAAAACCTGGATCGCGCGTCGGCGAACCTGAAGTCCTTCACCCGCGCCATCGCCGACCGCCCCTCGCTGCTGCTGCGGGGTGAAACGGTCAAGGAGCGGACCATCCCGTGA
- a CDS encoding ATP-binding cassette domain-containing protein: MAARIATPLDPAPPSDPVVEVTNLTAGYGGPPILTDVSFVVPRGKILALIGGSGCGKSTVIRCLVGLLRPMTGSVRLFGHDPHDVDEETRIQLLRRLGMLFQGGALLGSITVGDNVALPFREHTTLPAPLVSRIVEAKLALVGLPGAASLMPAQLSGGMRKRASLSRAMALDPELLLCDEPSAGLDPVVAAGIDATLRRLQRQLGMTMIVVTHDLASVILIADYVVMLDRGRVLAQGSVAELQASSLPAVQNFFNREAPSGDTAKGPSLLEALERTP; this comes from the coding sequence GTGGCCGCACGCATCGCCACGCCGCTGGATCCGGCGCCCCCGAGCGACCCCGTGGTCGAGGTCACGAACCTCACCGCCGGCTACGGTGGGCCGCCGATCCTGACCGACGTCTCCTTCGTCGTCCCCCGCGGCAAGATCCTCGCCCTCATAGGCGGCAGCGGGTGCGGCAAGTCCACCGTCATTCGGTGTCTGGTGGGCCTGCTGCGCCCCATGACCGGGAGCGTGCGCCTCTTTGGCCACGACCCGCACGACGTGGACGAGGAGACCCGGATCCAGCTCCTCCGGCGCCTCGGCATGCTCTTTCAGGGAGGCGCTCTCCTCGGCTCCATCACCGTCGGGGACAACGTGGCGCTCCCGTTCCGCGAGCACACCACCCTGCCGGCGCCCCTCGTCTCGCGCATCGTGGAGGCCAAGCTCGCCCTGGTGGGCCTCCCCGGCGCCGCTTCCCTGATGCCGGCCCAGCTCTCCGGCGGCATGCGCAAGCGCGCCTCGCTCAGCCGGGCCATGGCCCTCGACCCGGAGCTCCTCCTCTGCGACGAGCCCTCGGCCGGCCTCGACCCCGTGGTGGCGGCCGGCATCGACGCCACCCTGCGGCGGCTCCAGCGGCAGCTCGGGATGACGATGATCGTCGTGACCCACGATCTGGCGAGCGTCATCCTGATCGCCGACTATGTAGTGATGCTGGACCGCGGACGGGTGTTGGCCCAGGGGAGCGTGGCCGAGCTGCAGGCGAGCAGCCTCCCTGCGGTGCAGAACTTCTTCAATCGCGAGGCTCCCTCCGGCGACACGGCCAAGGGACCTAGCCTGCTCGAGGCGCTGGAGCGCACCCCATGA
- a CDS encoding MlaE family lipid ABC transporter permease subunit, with the protein MPVDIQHLAEEGQHRLLLSGALDEAAVAPLMQALKPLFRHRTTLVLDLSRVDRADALGLAALAECLVMAGKHGCLLRGEGAQGTLREQLAEAPAPGLAAADVQPKPPLVERLGASTQTALEAMTALTQLLADTAYWGIVAPLRGRFPPRGATALQAIRIGVDALPIVSLIAFLLGLIMAFQAAHQLRQFGANIFVANLVGIAIVRELGPIMTAIIIAGRSGSSIAAELGTMTVGEEIDALRIMGIEPIRFLVVPRIYAITFTQPALTLFANAVGVFGGFLIAVLYLDLSAHAYINQTIEALTLSDLFTGLAKSFCFAWVTALIGCHCGLRITGGAEGVGRATTASVVASIFAIIVVDSIFTTLSTVL; encoded by the coding sequence GTGCCCGTCGACATTCAACACCTCGCCGAGGAGGGCCAGCACCGCCTTCTGCTCAGCGGCGCGTTGGACGAGGCCGCCGTAGCCCCGCTCATGCAGGCCCTGAAGCCTCTGTTTCGGCACCGCACCACGCTCGTTCTCGACCTCTCGCGCGTCGACAGGGCGGATGCGCTCGGCCTCGCAGCACTCGCCGAGTGCCTCGTGATGGCCGGCAAGCACGGCTGCCTGCTCCGCGGCGAAGGTGCGCAGGGGACCCTCCGCGAGCAGCTCGCCGAAGCCCCCGCCCCGGGTCTGGCGGCCGCGGACGTGCAGCCCAAGCCGCCGCTCGTCGAGCGCCTGGGCGCGTCGACGCAGACGGCTCTCGAGGCCATGACGGCACTCACCCAGCTCCTCGCGGACACGGCCTACTGGGGGATCGTGGCCCCCCTGCGCGGCCGCTTCCCTCCGCGAGGCGCCACCGCGCTCCAGGCCATCCGTATCGGCGTCGACGCCCTGCCGATCGTGAGCCTCATCGCCTTTCTCCTCGGTCTCATCATGGCTTTCCAGGCCGCGCACCAGCTACGGCAGTTCGGCGCCAACATCTTCGTGGCGAACCTCGTGGGCATCGCGATCGTGCGCGAGCTCGGTCCGATCATGACCGCCATCATCATCGCCGGTCGCAGCGGCTCCTCTATAGCCGCCGAGCTCGGCACGATGACCGTCGGCGAGGAGATCGACGCTCTGCGCATCATGGGGATCGAGCCGATCCGCTTCCTCGTCGTCCCCCGCATCTACGCCATCACCTTCACCCAGCCGGCCCTCACCCTCTTCGCCAACGCGGTGGGCGTCTTCGGCGGCTTTCTCATCGCCGTGCTCTACCTGGACCTGAGCGCGCACGCCTACATCAACCAGACCATCGAGGCCCTCACCCTCTCCGACCTCTTCACCGGGCTCGCGAAGAGCTTCTGCTTCGCCTGGGTCACGGCGCTCATCGGCTGCCACTGCGGGCTGCGCATCACCGGCGGGGCGGAGGGGGTCGGTCGCGCCACCACGGCCTCGGTCGTGGCGAGCATCTTCGCCATCATCGTGGTGGACAGCATCTTCACCACGCTCTCCACGGTGCTCTAG
- a CDS encoding protein kinase — protein MSEDVVPAPKAPAGPTVQLEQRLTLTKRLGSGRLGVVYAAVHSVLARRFAVKVLRPALTKDDAAQRRLRHMVRDASMVEHPSVVSLVDYGQLPDGRAYLTMDFVRGIQLTKALERDGRFPLPRAIPILVQLADALEAAHRLRVLHGDLKPNNILLVEQARGVELVRVHDFLLVPALAGPTHADDPLAQLTFYGSFDYLSPEQLSGGMVDGRADIYAFGAVAYRVLVGEPPFVGDPEEVMLAHRSRDPVPPSRRSGGEDLPGAIDAIILRCLEKDPGDRYKTVEEAKRDLQALLPREESLPFDDEVTGRWEVPPELAQMEEPLPESAARLRRLFYDTIVELAELVVSQGAVSDEIASAVEAIKRDREDATALAAQGELTENRFEDIRRELRERESALRYAIIDLNLLRNDQLERGLGEADVRDLDFQLAELERSLAALERQRRERFAALNLELQGYRDRLKAKEQQLAVHYRRLYAELDDVQGAVTTTAARKLYRRLERCRSALAVPRS, from the coding sequence ATGTCCGAAGACGTCGTACCAGCGCCCAAGGCTCCCGCCGGACCGACGGTCCAGCTCGAACAGCGTTTGACGCTCACGAAGCGGCTGGGGAGCGGCCGGCTGGGGGTGGTGTACGCGGCGGTGCACAGCGTGCTGGCGCGCCGGTTCGCGGTGAAGGTCCTGCGGCCGGCTCTGACGAAGGACGACGCGGCCCAGCGACGGCTCCGCCACATGGTGCGGGATGCCAGCATGGTCGAGCACCCGAGCGTCGTCTCGCTGGTGGACTACGGCCAGCTCCCCGACGGGCGGGCCTACCTGACGATGGACTTCGTGCGCGGGATCCAGCTCACCAAGGCGCTCGAGCGCGACGGGCGCTTCCCCCTGCCGCGCGCCATTCCGATCCTGGTGCAGCTCGCCGACGCGCTCGAGGCGGCGCATCGACTCCGCGTCCTGCACGGCGACCTCAAGCCGAACAACATCCTCCTGGTCGAGCAGGCGCGAGGGGTGGAGCTCGTGCGGGTACACGACTTCCTGCTCGTCCCGGCGCTCGCCGGACCGACCCACGCCGACGACCCGCTCGCTCAGCTCACCTTCTACGGCTCCTTCGACTACCTGTCGCCCGAGCAGCTCTCCGGGGGGATGGTGGACGGCCGGGCCGACATCTACGCCTTCGGGGCGGTGGCGTACCGCGTGCTCGTCGGAGAGCCGCCCTTCGTGGGGGACCCGGAAGAGGTGATGCTGGCGCACCGTTCGCGCGACCCGGTGCCGCCGTCGCGGCGGAGCGGCGGGGAGGATCTCCCCGGGGCGATCGACGCGATCATCCTGCGCTGTCTCGAGAAGGATCCCGGCGATCGCTACAAGACCGTCGAGGAGGCGAAGCGCGACCTGCAGGCGCTCCTCCCGCGCGAGGAGAGCCTCCCCTTCGACGACGAGGTCACCGGACGGTGGGAGGTGCCTCCCGAGCTAGCGCAGATGGAGGAGCCGTTGCCCGAGTCGGCGGCGCGTCTGCGACGGCTCTTCTACGACACGATCGTCGAGCTGGCGGAGCTCGTGGTGTCGCAGGGGGCCGTCAGCGACGAGATCGCCTCGGCGGTGGAGGCGATCAAGCGCGACCGGGAGGATGCGACCGCGTTGGCGGCGCAAGGGGAGCTCACGGAGAATCGCTTCGAGGACATCCGGCGCGAGCTCAGAGAGCGCGAATCCGCCCTGCGCTACGCGATCATCGACCTGAACCTCCTGCGCAACGACCAGCTCGAGCGAGGCCTCGGTGAGGCGGACGTTCGCGACCTCGACTTCCAGCTGGCCGAGCTGGAGCGCAGCCTCGCGGCGCTCGAGCGCCAGCGTCGGGAGCGCTTCGCCGCACTGAATCTCGAGCTACAGGGCTACCGGGACCGCCTCAAGGCCAAGGAGCAGCAACTGGCCGTCCACTACCGACGGCTGTACGCCGAGCTCGACGACGTGCAGGGGGCCGTGACGACCACCGCCGCGCGCAAGCTGTACCGCCGCCTCGAGCGCTGCCGCAGCGCGCTGGCGGTCCCGCGTTCCTGA
- a CDS encoding PEGA domain-containing protein, which produces MNARTLVRTSKMALLVGLLLVPRFASAAPAAKSVLNRGNQLFAAGNYAGAYEAFKEGHQLSPSPVFLRSMAFSLLKLLRHEEARALLQQYLKKYPTAKDREKLASTVAGLEVVVQTKVQVDSTPPGAELFFDTEAAGRVGTTPYRGTIEPGKHLVILRARGYRTTVRPFSIQPRQAVSLKLGLEVPLAVRSTPSGATVHLGSPDAPPLGKTPLDAGLPLGAHTLHVKHPGYRTLTRSVTASTAGPVRLDAALTLGLRVESLPSGATVELDGRATSQVTPTELDATPGSHRVILRLEGYRDFTAEVQVAPGRDAAVRAQLQGGLLTMRTDREGAEVLVGDRSIGRTPLVQASVPLGRQPVRVRHPDRRAFRTALDFTDAEHLSADVRLGRGSWPVWTAAGLAVASLIVGTVTGVVAMNRRNTANESTLYGLDGASAGTGWCNENGTPRTGLKSPGGATVTAGDCGYGFHHLSTATFIGAGVAAAFGLTYYLIFVRPRERVTRLPRGTAAAQASTPSLAR; this is translated from the coding sequence ATGAACGCACGCACCCTCGTCCGAACCTCGAAGATGGCGCTCCTCGTCGGCCTGCTGCTCGTGCCGCGTTTCGCCTCCGCCGCGCCAGCCGCCAAGTCCGTCCTGAACCGCGGCAACCAGCTCTTCGCCGCCGGAAACTACGCCGGCGCCTACGAGGCCTTCAAGGAAGGGCACCAGCTCAGTCCGAGCCCGGTCTTCCTCCGCAGCATGGCCTTCTCGCTGCTGAAGCTGCTGCGGCACGAGGAGGCCCGCGCGCTCCTGCAGCAATACCTGAAGAAGTATCCGACCGCGAAGGACCGCGAAAAGCTCGCCTCGACGGTGGCCGGGCTCGAGGTCGTGGTTCAAACAAAGGTGCAGGTGGACTCGACCCCTCCCGGCGCCGAGCTCTTTTTCGACACCGAGGCCGCAGGGCGGGTGGGAACGACCCCCTACCGCGGAACCATCGAACCCGGGAAGCACCTCGTCATCCTCCGCGCGCGCGGCTACCGCACCACCGTCCGCCCCTTCTCGATCCAGCCCCGGCAGGCCGTGAGCCTCAAGCTCGGCCTGGAGGTTCCGCTCGCCGTGCGCTCGACGCCGTCGGGGGCCACGGTCCACCTCGGCTCTCCCGACGCCCCGCCCCTCGGGAAGACGCCGCTCGACGCGGGTCTACCACTCGGGGCGCACACGCTGCACGTCAAGCATCCCGGCTACCGCACCCTCACCCGCTCGGTGACTGCGTCGACCGCTGGCCCCGTCCGCCTGGACGCCGCCCTGACGCTCGGCCTGCGAGTCGAGAGCCTCCCCTCGGGGGCCACGGTGGAGCTCGACGGACGCGCGACGTCGCAGGTGACCCCCACCGAGCTCGACGCGACGCCCGGCTCCCACCGCGTCATCTTGAGGCTCGAGGGCTACCGCGACTTCACCGCCGAGGTGCAGGTCGCCCCCGGACGCGACGCGGCCGTCCGGGCGCAGCTGCAGGGCGGGCTGCTCACCATGCGGACCGATCGAGAGGGCGCGGAGGTGCTGGTCGGTGACCGAAGCATCGGACGCACGCCGCTCGTGCAGGCCAGCGTCCCCCTCGGACGTCAACCGGTGCGCGTCCGGCACCCGGACCGCCGCGCCTTCCGCACGGCGCTCGACTTCACCGACGCGGAACACCTGTCTGCCGACGTGAGGCTAGGTCGAGGGAGCTGGCCGGTCTGGACCGCCGCGGGGCTCGCCGTCGCCAGTCTCATCGTGGGCACCGTCACGGGGGTGGTCGCCATGAACAGGCGCAACACCGCCAACGAGAGCACCCTCTACGGCCTCGATGGAGCGAGCGCCGGCACCGGCTGGTGTAACGAGAACGGCACCCCGCGAACGGGCCTGAAGTCCCCAGGCGGCGCGACAGTGACCGCGGGAGACTGCGGCTACGGCTTTCACCACCTCTCCACGGCCACCTTCATCGGCGCGGGAGTGGCCGCCGCCTTCGGCCTGACCTACTACCTCATCTTCGTGCGGCCGAGAGAGCGGGTCACGCGCCTGCCGCGCGGCACCGCGGCAGCCCAGGCGTCGACGCCCTCCCTCGCGCGGTAG